A genomic segment from Nocardia cyriacigeorgica GUH-2 encodes:
- the rpe gene encoding ribulose-phosphate 3-epimerase, with product MIAPSILSADFAHLADEANAVSTADWLHVDVMDAHFVPNLTLGLPVVESLLKATDIPLDCHLMIEDPGRWAPPYAEAGAYNVTFHAEATDDPVAVARDIRAAGAKAGLSVKPNTPIEPYLEILRDFDTLLVMSVEPGFGGQSFIPHVLDKARTVRRLVDSGELRLVVEIDGGINADTIEQAAEAGIDCFVAGSAVYNTADPGATVETLRRQAATVWAR from the coding sequence ATGATCGCCCCGTCGATCCTGTCCGCCGATTTCGCTCATCTCGCCGACGAGGCCAATGCGGTGTCCACTGCCGACTGGCTGCACGTGGATGTGATGGATGCGCATTTCGTGCCGAACCTGACGTTGGGCTTGCCGGTGGTGGAGAGCCTGTTGAAGGCCACCGATATCCCGCTGGACTGCCATCTGATGATCGAGGATCCGGGCCGCTGGGCGCCGCCGTATGCCGAGGCGGGCGCCTACAACGTGACCTTCCACGCCGAGGCCACCGATGATCCGGTGGCGGTGGCGCGCGATATCCGCGCGGCGGGCGCGAAGGCCGGTTTGTCGGTGAAGCCGAATACGCCGATCGAGCCGTATCTGGAGATCCTGCGTGATTTCGACACGCTGCTGGTGATGAGTGTGGAGCCCGGTTTCGGCGGCCAGTCGTTCATTCCGCATGTGCTGGACAAGGCGCGCACGGTGCGGCGGCTGGTGGATTCGGGTGAGTTGCGGCTGGTGGTGGAGATCGACGGCGGTATCAATGCCGACACCATCGAGCAGGCCGCCGAGGCCGGTATCGATTGCTTCGTCGCGGGTTCGGCGGTCTACAACACCGCTGATCCCGGCGCCACCGTGGAGACGCTGCGCAGGCAGGCCGCCACGGTGTGGGCGCGCTGA
- a CDS encoding MmcQ/YjbR family DNA-binding protein codes for MAIDWAGVVALATQLPGVEESTWWRTPALKVGKKGFARLRVEAEGGLVLLCDPEEKQALLASGDPAYYTTPHYDGYPYILIDLDRVEIDQLRELLDAAWWLSAPAKMRKERERTG; via the coding sequence ATGGCGATCGATTGGGCGGGTGTGGTGGCGTTGGCGACGCAATTGCCGGGGGTCGAGGAGTCGACCTGGTGGCGGACGCCGGCGTTGAAGGTGGGGAAGAAGGGGTTCGCGCGGTTGCGGGTGGAGGCCGAGGGTGGGCTGGTGCTGCTGTGTGATCCGGAGGAGAAGCAGGCGTTGCTGGCCTCGGGCGATCCGGCGTACTACACGACCCCGCATTACGACGGCTACCCCTACATCCTGATCGATCTCGATCGGGTCGAGATCGATCAGCTGCGCGAACTGCTGGATGCCGCGTGGTGGCTGTCGGCGCCGGCGAAGATGCGCAAAGAGCGCGAACGCACCGGCTGA
- a CDS encoding RNA polymerase sigma factor SigF: MADEDAMLDPADNDGAPETTDQPEPSDQTPGDAEQPADADDATIETASQVSGYDDVAVLFTRLAATETGTEAYTTLRDELINRCIPLADHIARKFSGRGEPFDDLTQVARVGLVHAVDRFDVERGSNFLSFAVPTIMGEVRRYFRDNTWAMRVPRRVKETHLRIGAAVDTLSQTLGRSPTAKEIAAELDVDPDEVTQAVIAGNAYQPTSIDAASAGRDTDASLLDTLGEEESQFDRVEEYVAIRPLLDGLPERERRILTMRFFESMTQTQIAQQMGISQMHVSRILAKTLARLREQSSRE; this comes from the coding sequence GTGGCCGACGAGGACGCCATGCTCGACCCCGCGGACAACGACGGCGCTCCCGAGACGACCGACCAGCCCGAACCCAGCGACCAGACACCCGGCGACGCCGAACAGCCGGCCGACGCCGACGACGCCACCATCGAGACGGCGAGCCAGGTCTCCGGCTACGACGACGTCGCGGTGCTGTTCACCCGGCTGGCCGCCACCGAGACCGGCACCGAGGCCTACACCACGCTGCGCGACGAGCTGATCAACCGGTGCATTCCGCTGGCCGACCACATCGCCCGCAAGTTCAGCGGACGCGGTGAACCGTTCGACGACCTCACCCAGGTCGCGCGGGTCGGGCTGGTCCATGCCGTGGACCGGTTCGACGTCGAGCGCGGCTCGAACTTCCTGTCCTTCGCCGTGCCCACCATCATGGGCGAGGTCCGCCGCTACTTCCGCGACAACACCTGGGCGATGCGGGTGCCGCGGCGGGTCAAGGAGACCCATCTGCGCATCGGCGCCGCGGTCGACACGCTCTCGCAGACCCTCGGCCGCTCCCCCACGGCCAAGGAGATCGCCGCCGAACTCGACGTCGACCCCGATGAGGTCACCCAGGCCGTCATCGCGGGCAACGCCTATCAGCCCACCTCCATCGACGCCGCCTCGGCCGGTCGCGACACCGACGCCTCGCTGCTGGACACCCTCGGCGAGGAGGAATCGCAGTTCGACCGAGTAGAGGAGTACGTCGCCATCCGGCCGCTGCTGGACGGCCTGCCCGAACGCGAACGCCGCATCCTCACCATGCGGTTCTTCGAATCGATGACCCAGACTCAGATCGCGCAGCAGATGGGGATCTCGCAGATGCACGTCTCGCGCATCCTCGCGAAAACCCTTGCCCGCCTGCGGGAGCAGTCCTCGCGGGAGTAG
- a CDS encoding bifunctional 3,4-dihydroxy-2-butanone-4-phosphate synthase/GTP cyclohydrolase II: MTRFDSIERAVADIAAGKAVVVVDDEDRENEGDLIFAAEKATPELMAFMIRYTSGYICVPLTGEDCDRLGLPPMYALNQDKHGTAYTVSVDAKEGVSTGISGADRATTIRLLADADAKADDFTRPGHVVPLRAKDGGVLRRPGHTEAAVDLARMAGLRPAGVICEIVSQKEDGHMARTEELRVFADEHELALISIADMIAWRRKHEKHVVRVAEARIPTVHGEFTAVGYQSIYDEVEHVALVRGDILDGDDVLVRVHSECLTGDVFGSLRCDCGPQLDAALEMVAAEGRGVVLYMRGHEGRGIGLMHKLQAYQLQDSGHDTVDANIELGLPADARDYGTGAQILVDLGIRSMRLLTNNPAKRVGLDGYGLRITERVPMPVRANAENLRYLRTKRDRMGHDLIGLDDLDLGETAQ; this comes from the coding sequence GTGACCAGGTTCGACAGCATCGAGCGCGCAGTCGCCGATATCGCCGCCGGTAAGGCGGTTGTCGTCGTCGACGACGAGGACCGGGAGAACGAGGGCGACCTCATCTTCGCGGCCGAGAAGGCCACCCCGGAGCTGATGGCGTTCATGATCCGCTACACGTCGGGCTATATCTGTGTGCCCCTCACCGGTGAGGACTGCGACCGTCTCGGCCTGCCACCGATGTACGCGCTGAACCAGGACAAGCACGGCACCGCCTACACGGTGTCGGTCGACGCCAAGGAAGGCGTGTCCACCGGCATCTCCGGCGCCGACCGGGCCACCACCATCCGCCTGCTCGCCGACGCCGACGCCAAGGCCGACGATTTCACCCGGCCCGGGCATGTGGTCCCGCTGCGCGCCAAGGACGGTGGCGTGCTGCGCCGGCCCGGCCACACCGAGGCCGCGGTCGATCTGGCGCGGATGGCCGGGCTGCGGCCGGCCGGTGTGATCTGCGAGATCGTCAGCCAGAAGGAAGACGGGCATATGGCCCGCACCGAGGAGCTGCGCGTTTTCGCCGACGAGCACGAACTGGCGCTGATCTCCATCGCCGACATGATCGCCTGGCGGCGCAAGCACGAAAAGCATGTGGTCCGGGTCGCCGAGGCGCGTATCCCCACGGTGCACGGTGAGTTCACCGCCGTCGGTTACCAGAGCATCTACGACGAGGTCGAGCATGTGGCGCTGGTCCGCGGTGACATCCTCGACGGCGACGACGTGCTGGTGCGGGTGCATTCGGAATGCCTGACCGGCGACGTGTTCGGTTCGCTGCGCTGCGATTGCGGCCCGCAGCTGGACGCCGCCTTGGAGATGGTGGCCGCCGAGGGCCGTGGCGTCGTGCTCTACATGCGCGGTCACGAAGGTCGCGGCATCGGGTTGATGCACAAGTTGCAGGCCTATCAGCTGCAGGATTCCGGCCACGACACCGTCGACGCGAATATCGAGCTGGGCCTGCCCGCCGACGCCCGCGACTACGGCACCGGCGCCCAGATCCTGGTCGATCTCGGCATCCGGTCGATGCGGCTGCTGACCAACAACCCGGCCAAGCGCGTCGGGCTCGACGGCTACGGACTGCGGATCACCGAGCGGGTGCCGATGCCGGTGCGCGCCAATGCCGAGAACCTGCGGTACCTGCGCACCAAGCGCGACCGCATGGGGCACGACCTGATCGGGCTGGACGATCTGGATCTGGGAGAGACCGCGCAGTGA
- a CDS encoding ATP-binding protein codes for MINISAEQGLYSTPVEIRVAASVSQLPIVRGLAETLVLLSDFTLDEVADIRLAVDEVCSTLIAVAAPDSSLHCRFTVGDLELQVRVSGVAAEEGLPDQRSFGWHVLRTLTDSVHAAQDPFDPALSGYPTTVEFRRVRGKA; via the coding sequence GTGATCAACATTTCGGCGGAACAGGGGCTCTACAGCACCCCGGTGGAGATTCGGGTCGCGGCATCGGTCAGTCAGTTGCCGATCGTGCGCGGGCTCGCCGAAACACTGGTCCTGCTCAGTGATTTCACCCTGGATGAAGTGGCCGACATCCGTCTGGCCGTCGACGAAGTGTGCTCGACGCTCATCGCCGTCGCCGCACCCGACAGCAGCCTGCACTGCCGGTTCACCGTCGGCGACCTCGAACTGCAAGTCCGCGTGTCCGGCGTCGCCGCCGAAGAAGGCCTGCCCGACCAGCGCAGCTTCGGCTGGCATGTGCTGCGCACCCTCACCGACTCGGTGCACGCCGCCCAGGACCCCTTCGATCCGGCCCTCTCCGGATACCCCACGACGGTCGAATTCCGCCGGGTCCGGGGGAAAGCGTAG
- a CDS encoding riboflavin synthase — protein sequence MFTGIVEELGEIVATEQLADAARLTIRGKLVTSDAGHGDSIAVNGVCLTVVEVVDGDAFTVDVMAETLNRSSIGGLTTGDKVNLERAAALNSRLGGHLVQGHVDGTGTVLTRTPSENWEVVRISLPDAIAKYVVEKGSITVDGISLTVSGLGTDDTPAADGNRDWFEVSLIPTTLSLTNLGTAAPGTTVNLEVDVIAKYVERLQQRG from the coding sequence ATGTTCACAGGCATCGTCGAGGAGCTGGGCGAGATCGTCGCCACCGAGCAGCTGGCCGACGCCGCGCGGTTGACGATCCGGGGCAAGCTGGTGACCTCCGATGCCGGTCACGGCGACTCCATCGCCGTCAACGGTGTGTGCCTGACCGTGGTCGAGGTGGTCGACGGCGATGCGTTCACCGTGGACGTGATGGCCGAGACGCTGAACCGGTCCAGCATCGGCGGCCTCACCACGGGCGACAAGGTGAACCTGGAGCGGGCCGCCGCCCTCAACAGCCGCCTCGGCGGCCATCTGGTCCAGGGCCACGTCGACGGCACCGGCACCGTGCTCACCCGCACCCCCTCGGAGAACTGGGAGGTGGTGCGGATCTCGCTGCCCGACGCCATCGCCAAGTATGTGGTGGAGAAGGGCTCGATCACCGTCGACGGCATCTCGCTCACCGTCTCCGGACTCGGCACCGACGACACCCCCGCCGCCGACGGCAACCGCGACTGGTTCGAGGTCTCGCTCATCCCGACCACGCTGTCGCTGACCAACCTGGGCACCGCCGCGCCGGGCACCACGGTGAACCTGGAGGTGGACGTCATCGCCAAGTACGTCGAACGCCTCCAGCAACGCGGCTGA